aaaaaaaaaaaaaaaagggcaaaggacttgaatagacatctTTCTTAAGAGGATATGCAAGTGGCTAGTAAGCATCTAATAAGATACTagatatcactaatcattaaggaaatgctaatcaaaaccacaagataccaCCTCATGCCCATCACATTGGCTactatcaaaagaacagaaaataagttTGGACGGATGTGGATAAATTGGAactcttgtatactgttggtgggaatgtgaaatggtatagccactgtggacagtgttcagtcttcaaaaaattaaaatagaattgctAAATGAACTAGCAATTCCACTtatgggtatatgcccaaaagtaaacagggccgggcacggtggctcacacttgtgatcccagcactttgggaggccgaggtgggcggatcacgaggtcaggagatcgagaccatcctggccaacatggtgaaaccccatctctactaaaaatacaaaaattaactgggcgtggttgtacatgcctgtaatcccagctattcaggagactgaggcaggagaatctcttagaacccgggaggtggaggttgcagtgagctgaggtcgtgccactgcactccagcctgggctacagagctagacttcatctcaaaaaaaaaaaaaaaaatagaatagaaaacagGAATTAGATCATTAGATAAGAAGATACTTGTATATCCCTGTTCATAGCAGCaacattcacaatagccagaatgtgaaagcaacccaaatgtccactgccagatgaatggataaacaaaatgtgctataCATGTATgttggaatagtattcagcctttaaaaaggaaggagattctgCAATCCATCATGAATGAAACTCTAGCATTATGTTCaatgaaacaagccagtcacaaaaagacaaatactgtatgattccacttatgtaagATTCTAGAATAGTAAAAAtcatagaggcagaaaagaaaatgatgattGCCTGGGGGTGAGGGGAATGTGGAACCAGGGGGACACTGGTTAAGGTATAGAGTTTGCTTGGGAACATGAACCAGTCTGGAGGTTCTGGTAGTGATGGTTGCAGaacaatataaatgtaattaatgccatatacttaaaaattgttaaatagtatattttatgttatatacattttagtataattttttaaatgcactttTAAAGCAGGGATACATGCACATCCTCACTACCAATCAGGTCATGAAGCACTAGATTCTGTGCAAGGAAATTCACTTTTAATATTCAGTTACTTATTCTAAAAGTGAAATGCTTAAACATATATTACAGGAACAAATGGTCAGTGCTAGGTGATACATTTTAACAAAGCTAgagttttacataaaatattcatctattaaacatacaatgtgtgatttttgttttattcaactcgttcatttttcattttatttggggATTAGaatatgaaaacaatatttaaagagTAATTGCATTTTGACTTTCTTATTTGCATATTGCCATCTTAGTTAAGAACTCTGCTGCATcctaaattaaaaacatttattattgacGTAAAATCTGTAATACAGAAAAGCTTTGTTTTTAAGTATCTAGTTTCTGTCTCTCAAGACCACATAAAGAAATTCTAATAAAAAGGAACAGTCCGGAAGCAATGACTGGTCCTCGGCCTGTGCACTGTGTTTTGCAGCAGGAACAGTGCAGGCATCTGAAACAGGATAGAGCTTTAATCAGCTGAGAGGTTTGCTCTGACTTCTGTTTTTTTATATTGTGGCAAAGCTTTCCTGTAGCTGTTTCTAGTAGGAGAAAAGTCAGTCTTTATGATCAACAGtgcctttttagttttttttttttttaatgcataaatATCCATTAAAAACCGTCTTTCTGACATTGTCTTATATGGGTTTCTGATGAAAATTAAAGATCTGGCCCTTGTGAGACCTGTAACCTGTAATGAAACAGTAGTCGGATCCAATAAGACAAAGCAAAATTTGcagctttttttgtttctttggggaaGCAATTCAGaatcattttgaaattaaatttttgtagaaCATAAGTTGAACTTAGGTCTTGGTGGCAATTTAaacctatttacattttaaatcttaaaagtaTTCTTTTAAGAATTTGACATATTGCTGAATTTACTATATGGAACAAAGTAAGTTTAAGTATCTCTATGGCCTGAATactttaacttttaggttcacaggtacacgtgcaggtttgctgTATTtataaattgtgtgtcacaggaGTTTGATGTAGAttcttttgtcacccaggtactaagcctaatactcaatagttattttttctgctcctctccctcttcccaccctctacGCTCAAGAAggccagtgtatgttgttcccctgtatgtgtccatgtgttctcattagttagctcccacttgtgagaacatgtggtatttggttttctgttcctgcattcatTCGCTACCATAATGGCCCCCAGCTCCAGGTCTGGATACTCGTTTAATCCTTTTCGGAATACGTCACTTCAGAATTACTCACATTTAGATTCTTTTGCTAACTTTAGCCACTAGGAGCCTGAGCCCTTGATATGGTCTAAGTGGGGTTTGGTAGGGGAAGGGAGGGGCTTTTGTTGTGTTTTGGTCCTTTCTAAAGCACATTAAAATGGCTGGCAAAATTAGAAGTTTTGATATATTTATCTTTAGATTAGGTAGAGTCAACAATCCCTGTATTTCAGTTGGGTTATTCTTGTGTTATGCTGGAATCTGTGGTTTTCTGGGTAGTAAAGTCATGCTGAAATACCAAAAGAGCTAATAAGATAGGTGTATCAGTAATCAAGGCTACAGTTAGGCACAGTCTAGAAATTTAGGCAAGACATAAATATTACATTTGATACCACATCCATGTTCCTGGATTATTTTTCATATGATTAACACTTACTGCTCTCAAATTCATCACACTATCCTCAGTCAGTGGGGGTTGTACTGGTAAAATAGCTTGCCAGGTAAGTAGGATTTATATGCCAGGAAATCTATATAGAGTTCAGAATTCAAACATTTTAGTCTGCTTCACACACCAGTTACATAATAGCCAAGGAATGTTTTCCCCTCTGTGAACATTGACCCACAGATAAGTatccccatttcaaaaaaatatgcAAGGTGAAAGGAAAAAGAACCACGTAAAGTCATATTCAGTAAAGAAGTGATCAGCTAACATCATCTTCCACTTTGTGTGAGTCTTGGTTGGTCAGAGATTCACTGAGGATCCAGATGTATCAGGGCTCTTTGCGGTCAGAAGTCTGCTGGAACATAGGTGTCCAGTCTCTTAGATGAGCCCTTTCCCttcatttctgtttaaaaatgaaattgaatgcAGCCGTCTTTCAAAGTAAGGTCTTTCATATTGTCAACACTCACAGTTACTAATAACTGAAAAGCTGAAATTAGCTGAAGCCTCAGGGAGCAAGAGAGCTGACACGGGCATGCACGATTAATTGCACACTCGCACACACACGGTCTCAGCTGGGCTTGAGAACGTGACCTAGCGTGAGTAAAGCCAGAAGGAATGCCCATTCatcaattaaacaaatatttgtttgagtTAACCAGTATGTGCCAAAGTTCATATTTCATGCTGCTAATAGCCCTCCAAGTTTTCAGGTCATTTATTTTAGGAAGGAAAAATAcagtttgctattttaaaatgcaaatactttaACAAGATTTTGATTGTTGGTGTGATGAATTCAAGAGTTGTTCAGGGAAGTGGAAGTGGTAAAGGAGGATATTTTTCCTTAAGATAAGGCTGGTATAAGTAAGTCCCAAGTAGTAATCAATATGTAAATTTTGACTAGTTTATTACAGTAGTAATTGTTCTTTACAATAAACAAATACTTAAAATCTATGTAAAGTAGATTGCTGGTGAGAATTGATAAAACCTAGTAAAGACTTCTGTAGCTTCCTTTGTTAATATGTGACCCCAAACTGAGATTCAGTAATTGTTGATTTTGGCCTGGGTAATAAAGTAACTTCTTGTTTTAAGTATGGAGAGGTAATATTGTCAGTAAAACAGGTCAACCTTCCCAAAATATATTCTTCAAATCTTCTGTTGCAAGAAATGGGGGAATATGGTTAATGAGAGTTCTAGTCAGATTTGGAGAGAGGAACTGAGGGTGTAAGCACATTTACGGACACATGGGGGGCATGGGCATTCGGGAAGGATGCTGCCGGAGGGTGGGTCGAGTGTGATACAGGCATTCACCAGGCTCTGCAGGGAAGCATGAACATCATGTTTAGATCAGCCAGGGTCAGCATGACCTATATAGCAAAGGGACTTTTTGAATACCatatattggctgggcacaatggctcatgcatgtaatcccagcactttgggaggttgaggcagtggaccacttgaggtcaggagttccagagcagcctagccaatgtggtgaaacccccatctctactaaaaatacaaaaactagttgagtgtggtggtgcatgcctgtagtcccagatacttgggaggctgaagctggagcattgcttgaacccgggaggcagaggttgcagtgagccaagattgccctgCTGCATTCCAGTCTgtacgagactccgtctcaaaaaaaaaaaaaaagaataccatgTATTGTTTTGATCATATATACAAGTGTCTTGGACTTTTCTTTCCCTGCCAATAAAGAGTGCTTCTGACCGTCTTTTTGAGAAAATACTCCGGTGTCGTCAATCTAACCTTACTTGGCTTTAGTTCTTCACTGCTCTTGGAGCAAAGACTAAATGATTGGCTCCACTGAGGCGTAAAGCATGTTATTCCACCATCTGGCCTCAGacatatatttttcctttgcttcttttctAGTGGACTTAAAAACTAGGTCATTATCTTgtaattctaatttttctgtttttatgatcaTTAATTTCACAGACttgttcctttttgtcttttccttcagTTTGCTTCAGTGTCCCCAACAGTTCCTGAATTCTTGAAAACTCCTCCAACTGCAGATCAGCCTCCCCCTCGGCCTGCAGCTCCTGTCCTCCCCACAAACACTGTGTCCTCAGCAAAGTCTGGCCCAGCGCTGGTAAAGGTGGGTACTTTGGATACACCGTGGGTTTGGTGGCTTTATTTGTGACTCTGTCTATCGCCTTGTGAATGGAAGACAAAGGCATTTATCCAACTTGCTCAGCCTGCCTTTTAGCCCAAAGTCTCAAAAACCAAGCCATGTAAAGACTTGCTAGACTGGGGTCTTCATGTTTGAAATTGTGCTATAGTCATAGAAAAATGGCACAAATTTTGGTCTGTTTAAAACACTAGGGGCCAGATGGAGTGGCTTACCTCTGTAATCCCattgctttggaaggctgaggtgggaggatcacttgaggccaggagtttgagaacagtctgggcaacatagcaagcaaCATACCaagacactatctctacaaaaaatgtaaaagccagaggtggtggtgcatgcctatagtctcagctactcaggaggctgaggcaagaggatcacttgagccctggagtttgaggctgcagtgagctacgatcacaccattgcaccccagcttgggtgacagagcaagaccctgtctctttaaaaaaaaaaaaaaaaaaaaaaaaacttctaggGCTATGCAGAAAGCCCCAGTTCTGCCACCCAGGCCACTAagataaaacaagagaaaaacagatttaaactTTTTAGAATTGTGCTTAGAACTTGTAGATAAGGTGGGTGAGGAGAATAAAGTGAGAAATAGTTTAGCAGAATATACATCtcaaacttttaaaactaaaaaaggaTATTATAGTTAGCTAACTTCTCACCACCTttcagatggggagactgaggcccaaaGAAGAAATGACAAAGCCAGGAAGGGTCCCAACCTCCCGAATCCAAGTCTagctctctcctgcctcccctacCTGTTGCAGCACTCTCGAGGCAAGGGAGCATCTTTCAGATGAACACAATGCATATCCTCATAGCCCTCTGTCCCCAGGACTGTCCTTGTCCTTGACCTTCCTGGAGAGAAGGCTCTTGTCAGCATGGCTGAGTATTGGTGGCTTCAGAACACACATCAGTGTATTTCCCCATCTTCTGTTGCTTAGCATTGGAGTCAGAAATTCCAGAGGGTCACAAGTGGCAACTCTGCCAATGAAATCAGTTTTTACCTCCTCTCCCAACATCCTTATGCATGCAACCCTGACCGCACAGAGAGGGTCtgcatgcacagccctccttccctgccagTCCTCAAAACGAGTTCTCTGCCTCTCCCGTTCTCTGAATGTCTGCTCTTCACTGATGTCTTTAAGGAAGGCTTTGGTTCTAGAGGAAGAAGCATTGTTTAAGAATGTGAAATTCAGGGATTGGTTAGAGAATTCTAGGACTATGCCAAGAGAGGAGGGGACAGGAAAACATTAGGAAACAGACCAGAATTCTTTCAGTATTTCTATGAGGAAAGCTGTTTCCCATCCTTCGCTTGTGGGGGCTGATAGGTAATagcagattccatctgaggaacACTAGTTACTATGTTTCTGTGCCCCTCCTCTACAGGTGCCTTCTGGACTGTGGCTGGGTCAATTATTTTATCACTCCACAACAGTTATACTCGAACCCCATTTTGAGTATAAATTATCCTAAACCCCGTTCATTCTTATGATCagttttaaaagactaaaaataaaatgtatagccaggtgcagtggctcatgcctgtaatccctgcactttgggaggccagggcaggcagatcacttgaggtcaggactttgagaccagcctgggcaacatggcaaaaccccatctctataaagtgtacaaaaaaattagttgggcatggagGCGAACACCTatgctcccagctactcggaggctgaggtgggaggatcacttgagtccatgaggttaaggctgcagtgagccaagatcatgcccctgtactccagcctgggtgacagagtgagaccctgcctcaaaaacaaataagatgAATTATTGATAATGAAAAAAGCAGGTAAATAGTGAATTGATAAATATTGTGAGATTGAAGGAATAAGTGGGGGAAAGTGTTTTCTGACATCGAGGTATATACTTTAAGTGCCTGATAATTAAAGTGATTTCCAGTTAGCATGCACATTcaccattcatttgttcaacagaTACTTTTTCAAGcaccttctgtgtgccaggcactgttctgggtaCTAGGAATAAAGCAAGGAACAAAAGATCACTAACATAGAGTATGCCAGGTGGTGATGAATAATGTGAGGATGTGGGTGCTGGGGAGACAAGGAGAGacgtgtcttttaattgaagtgGTCTGGGGATATGCAGATGACATTTGGAGATCTGAAAGAAGATCTAAAGGAAGTGAGGGTGTGAGCCATGAAGATACCTATGGGAAGAAAGTTTGACCAAGGCGGCCAGTATGAGCGCCTCCACCATTGCTGACTCCAACAGCAATGGCGGAGGCAGACAGGGTGTGGCCAGAGAACAGCATCTGTAGCGCCTTGTAAGAAGTTAGGCTTTGTATTACCACTAAGGGAAGAAGGTGCTGGAAGATTTTTGAGCTGATGTGTTAGAAAGAGTAGTGCACAAAGGTAGAAGCAGAGACAGGTAAAATGCACAGCAGGAGACAGTGGCAGCTGGCGAGATAACAGAAGTGGTTGGATTTTGACTGTATTTGAAGGCTAAGCTGGCCGGATTTGTAGACAAGTTGGATGTGTGGTGTGAAGAGGAGGAGTTGTGAACCATCTACTGTTGTATGTCTAAGCGACTAGCAACTTGCAGTTGCCACATCCTGTAATGGAAAGGAGTACACCTGGAGTGTGAGATGCTGTACAGGCACCTCTCGTCATGTCCTAGAGGCAGCTGGATAGATGAGTGCAGACGTTAGGAGAGAGGTCTAGGTTGGGAATAGAAATGTGGGTCATCAGTGTATAAATGGTGTTTAAAGCCATGAAACCCAGTAAAATTACCTACGGTCTAAGTACAGGTGAAAAAGCTGTGTAAGAAGTGAGTCCTTGGGAACCTCCATTTTCGAGAGGAGAACCAGCAAAGGAGACTCAGCAAAAACAGCCAGCAAGAGTGAGGCAAGGCAGCCCTGAAGCCAGACATGATGTTTCAAGAAGGGAGAGACTAAATGTATCAAGGCTGCTGTGCCTTAGTTAAAATGAGTGCTGGGAACTGGCCTTGGTTTAACGCTGAAGCACAGTGACCTTGACAAGAACAGTTTCTGAAAACTTAGTTGGAGTGGGCACGAGAGAGCCTGAAAGGCAGAGCTGGAGATGGTGTTACAGAAAGCTTTTCTTGAGAGCTCACAGAAATGGGTCTGTAGCTTTATTGGACTGTAGGGTCAAGGAAGGCTGTTTGTGATCCAGTGGAGTGATCCAGGAGAAGAATGGGGAACCACAGCCAGGTGTGGGCAAGGGAACACAGAATCCAGTTGAGGAGGGAAGGGCCAGCCTGAGACAGCAACACCAGCAGGAAGGAAAGTGCAGAGTCTCGGTGCCGGCAGGCACTCAGCTCTGTGCTGATCCCTTACATGTTGTTCTCCATGTTTAGGCAGCGAGGTCATCAGTTGACAGTAAGGATGGGGGTGAAATACTAAAGGTTTAGCGAGAGAAGAAAAGATAGGCAGTATTCTAGAAGAGTAGGAAAATTAAAGGACCAGAAAAATGTAACAGGATGGCCAGGTAGCACTGATGAACCCTTGAAGTTGGTGGTCACGAGTTTAAAGTGAGACTTGTCAGcatgattttatgtttttcctgTAGCCACTTTCAGTTATATGAGTACAGGCATGAAGTGGACCACTGGTTCTCAGCAGGGGTAAGTTTGCCTCCCACCACAGACATTTGGCAATTTCTGGAGATGTTTCTGGTTGTCACAATGCGGGGGACGAGGTGGGTGGGTGGACATTGCTAGGGGCATCTAATGGGTGGTGGCCAAGGATGCCATTGAACATCCAACAGTGTACAGGATGGGTTCCCACAACACAATTACCTAGCTCAAAACATCAGTAGAGCCACTGTCGAGAAACAGGAGACAGAATTAATTAGATAAGGGTTTTGCCAGGTATGTATGACAAAGAGGGGACTGTGCAAGTGAGGGGACCGTTGGATATAGCTGGGTAGGGAGGGAGGTGAGAAACATGTAAAGGTTGTAACAGAAAGGGATTGTAGGTCTCAGCGGCATCAAATAATTGTTGTAGTTGGCATCCTGGATGGAGTGAATTGACAAAACACATGGTGGGTATCAGAGATTGGGATGCTGGGAAGCAAGggaggttcaagtaattctgagATCTAGGCTATCATCACACAGTGGCTGGCTGAGAGAGGAGATGAGATATCTGGAAGCAATGAAGTCAAGGAACTAAGATACCTGAATGTTAGAAGGAATGTACATGTGGATATTAAAATCGTCAAGAACAGTGACTGAAGTAATGTTGAAGAAAGTAAAAGAGCAGTGGGAGTGTCAGATGTGTCATAGGAGTCAGTAAAGAACTAGGAGGAGGCCAGGTCCTGATGCTCAAGTCTGAAAGCATGAGATGAGATTAACAAGAACCAATCATTTCCAATACATAATTACTTTTTATAAATTCTTATTTACCAGCATTTAAAAATAGGCTCCTAGTTAATTGGATTATATTATGTCCAGTAGTATTGcagtaaatgtttaataactgACTGGGCTCAGAAGGTAGATTATAACCTTTGCCAATTcccatggtgtaaatattcccacaGTGGCCAGTTTCAGGCTACCCATGTGATATTGCTGAATGGGGAGTAGGGAGAAGAAGCACACATTTGGTTCTCATGAGTAAGAGCTGGCTCCAGCACCCCGCTGGCTATGTCCGCAAACTGTTAtgtaaaaatggccataaaaATCTTGTTGCAGAATCATTCTTTTATAAAGGGGTTTAAGAATTCATGACATATCaagtgaagagagagaaaggcacgTTTCTAATAAGCATATATGGTATCATCCCAATTATATTAAAACATATCCAAAGGAAGGatataaaaaagaatgttaataGTCATATTCTATGAATGTTAGAATAGCCTAACATTAGAAATGAGACTATTCCTAACCTGCAGAATGCAGtgagtttttattcttctttgatTGCAGTGTCCTAATTCTTTGGATATGAATATGATGTGATCATAACCATAGCTCCATTTAATTAAGTACTTCTCAAAGTCTTTGTATTAAGTTGGATATGTTCCCTAAAGAAGCTTAGGAATACATTCCTATATTTTTTGTTTGGGTGGGTTTTTTTCAGATGAAGCTATCTTAGAATCTGAATACTGAAAAGTATAAAGTGATCTCATAACttaaaaactgagaaaacaacaagaactcaggaaaacatCATCTGATTCCTAATCTTAAGATGAGAGATACATGGTCTCACATCCCagtttcaaaggaaaaatgtaatatttttgaaaaatgtttaaattcatgtTCATGTCACACTCagtattttagtttttgtgttATATTCCTTAGAGATAGtttatattctgttttcttctcattgtaagcattttttcatttttacatattctCTACAGAATTTTTAGCTGCTACATGGTTTTGGTGAAGTATACTTAATCTTTTCCCATTGGATATTTAGCATGCAGCTTGTTTTTCACTAGGAGATTATATGTGTAAGCACTTGGTAGTGTGTTCACACAGGAGACCCAAGGTCAGTGTGCACTGAGTTTGAATAGCTCATGCTGAGGCCCTTGCCCATACCCTGAGGGAACAGTGCAGCAGCAGAACATTTCTTGGTCAGAGTTAATATGCAAAAGTTTTCATGGCTCTTGAAATGGATTTAGCATgttgctttccaaagtggctgtacccgTATCTAaggtacatttctttttaatttcaaatcaTTTAGGCATACAGTACAATAGATTTCATGTGGTGACATctctttaaatgttattttctttttctcaaaaatagCAAAGCCATCCCAAGAATCCAAATGACAAACACCGTAGCAAAAAATGCAAAGATCCCAAACCACGGGTAAAGAAGTTAAAATACCACCAATACATTCCACCAGATCAGAAGGGTGAGAAGAACGAGCCGCAGATGGACTCCAACTACGCCCGCCTgctccagcagcagcagctgttCCTGCAGCTGCAGATCCTGAGTCAGCAGAAGCAGCACTACAACTACCAGACCATCCTGCCTGCACCATTCAAGTACGGCGGGGCCCATGCTGTCCTCGACGCGGGTTTTtctgtggttgtttttttttttttttttttttttgagacagagtctcgctttgtcacccaggctagagtgcagtggcgcgatcttggctcactgcaagctccgcctcccgagttcactccattctcctgcatcagcctcccgagtacctgggactacaggctcctgccagcgcgcccggctgatttcttgtatttttaggagagacggggtttcatcatagtctcaatctcctgacctcatgatccacccgcctcggcctcccaaagtgctgggattacaggcttgagacactgcacccagcctctgtgGTTTTTTATGAGGAACTATAAGTTACCAAAAGTTGAATATTGTCATTTATTTGTGCTCAGtgatgattttcatttctttgttatcagagctTATCATACAGTGTCTGAAGTCCACATGGTGAGAATGGCCTGCATTCCAGTCCAGTTTCTGTCCTCCAAAATAGGTTCTGAATTTTTACAAGTTAGAAATGCCTTTTCACAATTATTCATCCAGATTTGCCTGTTATTAGAACACCAAAATAGTACTAGATGCTCTGAGAAAAGCATAAGTAGTGTAAGACCTGTGATAAACAGCTAAAATAGGAGAAAGATGGGCATGAAAGCTGGAGTGGTCAAAGGAAAGCCTGGTGGAAAAGGCAGGATCTTTGTATATAGAAGGCTCAAGAAGGGCCTTTCCAGGCACAGGGGAATGCTATGAGCACTAGTACAGAGGAAAGAATAGAGTAAGTAGTGCCTCTCTTCATTGGAAGATGAGAAACATTGCCTAAACAAAGAATctgattaatttttaagaaaaaaagtggaagacaaAAATCGAGTACAGCCAATGTCTAAGGGGACTTGAAGCTGGGCAGAAGAGTCTTATCGACACAGCAGATAGACAACGGAGTGCTTCAGAGCAGGCTGCGAACGTGGTGAGGCTGCAATGTAAGAAAGAACACCTGGATGCTGGTGTTGCAGGGACGTCTAGAGACAGTGAAGAGCTCTGACAGCAGAGGGAGTGTTTCAGAAGACAGTTAAAGGCCTTGGTGACCAGCAACTGCTAAGAAGAAAGGTGTTTTCAAAGTTGTAACCCAACTAGGGGGGACAGAAGGGAGTGAATTCTGACAATTTCTGAAACTGAATTCACAGCAAGACATCAATGgctaattttaattaatgtaataAAGAAAATTTCTGGAT
This genomic window from Macaca mulatta isolate MMU2019108-1 chromosome 20, T2T-MMU8v2.0, whole genome shotgun sequence contains:
- the MRTFB gene encoding myocardin-related transcription factor B isoform X11 — its product is MIDSSKKQQQGFPEILTAGDFEPLKEKECLEGSNQKSLKEVLQLRLQQRRTREQLVDQGIMPPLKSPAAFHEQIKSLERARTENFLKHKIRSRPDRSELVRMHILEETFAEPSLQATQMKLKRARLADDLNEKIAQRPGPMELVEKNILPVDSSVKEAIIGVGKEDYPHTQGDFSFDEDSSDALSPDQPASQESQGSAASPSEPKVSESPSPVTTNTPAQFASVSPTVPEFLKTPPTADQPPPRPAAPVLPTNTVSSAKSGPALVKQSHPKNPNDKHRSKKCKDPKPRVKKLKYHQYIPPDQKGEKNEPQMDSNYARLLQQQQLFLQLQILSQQKQHYNYQTILPAPFKYGGAHAVLDAGFSVVPLWFFMRNYKLPKVEYCHLFVLSDDFHFFVIRAYHTVSEVHMVRMACIPVQFLSSKIGSEFLQVRNAFSQLFIQICLLLEHQNSTRCSEKSISSVRPVINS